GTTGCTGACCTTTGTTGCTTTTCACTGGATCGATCGACTGATGCTGATGTTCTCGATTCGCTTTTTAGGTGTTCTGTCTGGAGCATCGGAGCTTCATCAAACATCAATGCCCAAAGGCTGATAAGAAAGATGTGACGGTCGTAATCTGCCCGCTATGTGCTAAAGGAGTCCGTCTCATTCCCGATGAAGACCCAAATATCACCTGGGAATCTCATGTTAACACCGAGTGCGATCCCTCAAACTATGAGAAAGTTacgaagaagagaaaatgCCCCGTCCCTGGTTGTAGGGAGGTCCTCACATTCTCGAACATAATCAAGTGTAAGGACTGCACTTTAGATCATTGCTTGAAGCACCGGTTCGGTCCAGACCACAAATGTCCTGGACCTAAGAAACCTGAAACTGCTTTCTCCTTCATAAGTGCTCTAAGTAGGAGCAGGAAAGATACACCATCAAAAAAACCTACTCAAGTTTCAGCAGGATCGTCGAAGTGGTCAGCTAGCCTTCTCAGTGCAGCTTCAAGCTTCCGTGCCTCAACTGAAGCAGGAGTGGCGAGACTAGGCAATGAGTTTAACCGAGCTTTACAGATAGCAAAAGAAGGGATGGGCCCGAGCAGTAGTGATGGAAATGGGGCAGGAGAAGCAGAGGTGTGCCCTCAGTGTGGTGCAAAGTTTGCTGCAGTTACAGCTTTGATAGAGCACGTCCAAAAAGTTCACGAGAACGGTGGCAATCGTAGAGGTGTTCGGAAGGTAACAATTGATGTATGCCCCAAGTGCAGTAGAGGTTTCCGTGATCCTGTGTCCCTCGTGGAGCATGTTGAGAGGGACCATGGCGGCACTTCCAGAGCTTAGTAAGTCTACAAAGGCCTGTCATTTGGCTGCGTAATTCTCCTGTTGATTGTGGTGATCGAATTGTTGATATTTGTTCAATTATGGGTGGAAAGAGTTGTATATGCTTCTATCATGACTTATATAAATGCCGGGAATTGGAATGGTTGGGAAGTGCTGGCTTTTGAACATCTATGCTGATACTATGGGCAAGCAAGCAAAACATATCAGTTCTCTTCTTGTTTACAGCCTATGGGATTTGATTATGCCTATCTTCTTGATAGTCATACTCATCCTCCCAAGACCGTGGAATTCCCGCTTGTCTCTTGTTACTTCTCTGGCTTTACTGGATATGGATACTCAGTGGCTATGTCCGACTCTGCCGACATACAAAATAAGCCTATCCTCCGTTATACAAAACAAACCTACGGCATATCGAATTGGACTCTTTCCACCTGGACCGTGTTGGTACCAACATTATTGCCTCATTCAAAAAGGAAACAACTCCTGGAGACACTCGATTGCTTTGAGTAGTGAAGGTGGCTTTTAATAGCTGGATGGCTTTTATTCTGTCTCATGTTTGAAAAttaatgtgattttttatatgtaatCAATGtgtttcttttaattaacGTGATTTTTGCATGACCAGTTTGATAACTGTAATTTTTGCCGTTAAAAGGAAAGGTTATTCGCGTGTTATGCTTACGTTGTCAAGAGAAAGGGATTTTAGTATAGTGCATAATGTGCTGATTCAGAATTAAGAGATCTTGATTGAATCTTTATCGGCTACCGGTATGAGTTAAGTgttcatttatttcatttttatttcttatttttgtacTAGATTATGTGCCTCTTTTATGGcctaaaaaaatttacgtCGTCAAGCAATAAATCGAAAATGTCTCGCATCTTaaaagcacatttattttttaatatacttATATGGTTGGAAATATCTTTTCGGTGCGAAAAAGGGTTGGCTCACTAAGGCTAaaactccattttttttttgtcttggctggaaatatttttagggagaaaaacaaataaatgccATTAAAACATGGAAACAGGACAACATAATTCCTTTGCCCAAAACTGTCGGGACAGCATGTTATTGAGCGAAACCAACGTTAAATCCGAATGTGccaaataaaaagttttttttgttttggttttcttcctctcttgaCAATTGACATCTGTCATTTTCTTGGACATAATCCAATCCCACAAATCAAATCGCCCAAATTGGGAAACAAATCGAAAGCACATTcaaagatatcatcagatcaAATGTTGATGTagtacaccgaaaaaaaaaaatcaaatcaaatgttGATGTGGACCCGTACTAGCACGTTCGATGGGCCCACATGGGCTAACCGTTGAATTCGGTAGAAAAGTTCAATTATTTCCTTTTGGCTAGCGCCGGACGGATAGATGTTTTCTTGGGAGAGGAAGCGGAAAGGGGGAAGAAAGGAGAGAGGAAGgagagggaagagagagagagagagagagagagagagagagagaggagagttTTGCGGTAGAAATTTATGGGAATTAAGTGCATTTCCTTGCATGGCCAAGGGAGGTTTCCAGCCTCTTGGGGCGGCTCCTTCAGGCATTGATTCTTGCTTTTAAGGTAAAAACATCCTCTTTCGTGATAGGTTCGTTCTTCTGCATTCTCCAGTTTTGGTGGCAGCAGCTGGATCAAGATAGCATTTGTCACGACCCCTTTGTGTAGTTCTTGATGCGGATGATCACAAAATCTGTTCTCGATCACCTTATCTGGATACCCAGCTGAGCTTAGATAGCAATAGATGATCATTTTAATCGATTTAGGATTCCGGCAATGATTGGTCgttgattttgatttgattcGGGCAGCTGCAATGTTTCGGTTTCTGTTCCGATTTGATTAGGAGGCGAATGACGCCGAGATTGTTTATTACAGGCTGGTCTCTGTTGAAATTAAGGGCTATCCCCTCGTGTTTGAGGCTTTGCTTTCCCTTCTTTGTGCCCAGAAGGCGAGCCCTCCATCGGCTTTAGAAGGGAAAGAAAGCTTATTCAGGGGGAAGCCTGAATCTCGCGGCTATCAGGCAGACCAGACTTCTGCAAAATGAGTGTTATATCAGGTGTAATCTCGAGGCAAGTCTTGCCTGCATGCGGCAGCCTCTGCTTCTTCTGCCCGGCAATGAGGGCAAGGTCAAGGCAGCCTGTCAAGAGATACAAGAAGCTGATTTCCGATATATTTCCTCGATCCCCGGTTAGCGACTTCAGACTTTTTATTGATTTGCTTATAGGGAGCTGTAGTAGTCAATAGCATCTGCTGCCAGGTCTCATCCTATATTGCCACAAAGAGTACATGCATTAATTCTGGGGGGGAGAGAAGGAACTGAGTAGAGTTTGTCAATTATGAGTTGTTGTTTAGTACTGTTGCATTCAGCCTTATGATATTTTTTGTCACTTTAACAGCAGTACTATATTTGTTTGGGCATATGTAACTTATTTCAGCTTCATTCTTTGTTCTATTTGCTTACTTTTCATGTCAAAGAGTACGTGTAAGATAGTGCAAGGAAGTTATCTTGGCATGGGTTTTCTCCTTCTAATGTTGGTGATCATGTCGAATTCTGTCTGTTCTTGACTGTCTTATCCTCTGACAGACGGATAGTTGCTATGTGATAGTCAAACTTTACCACATCCTCAAACTGGAAGGAATTCCATCATGATTTTTGTATGATAAGTATAATTTCACGATTGTGTTTCCTCATGTTTTGATAGGATGAAGAGCCAAATGACCGGAAGATAGGAAAGCTGTGCGAATATGCTGCTAAGAATCCTCTGCGCATTCCAAAggtaatttataattatccCAAACGTTGTGTATTTTGCCTTTATTctgtttttttattaatgcTTTACTGGGATGTTAAAAGGCACTGCTTTAGTGCTATTTCTTATTTCACACTTATTGACTTGCTGAAAATTTCGTCAGATCACCAACACACTGGAGCAGAGATGTTACAAGGAATTGAGGATTGAAAATTTCAGATTCGCCAAAATCGTCATGCTCATCTACCGGAAATTGCTGATTACTTGTAAAGATCAAATGTaaatttactttttccacaagcATTGTGTT
The sequence above is drawn from the Punica granatum isolate Tunisia-2019 chromosome 5, ASM765513v2, whole genome shotgun sequence genome and encodes:
- the LOC116207578 gene encoding zinc finger AN1 and C2H2 domain-containing stress-associated protein 16-like, which produces MGTPEFPDLGKHCMVEDCQQIDFLPFTCDRCNRVFCLEHRSFIKHQCPKADKKDVTVVICPLCAKGVRLIPDEDPNITWESHVNTECDPSNYEKVTKKRKCPVPGCREVLTFSNIIKCKDCTLDHCLKHRFGPDHKCPGPKKPETAFSFISALSRSRKDTPSKKPTQVSAGSSKWSASLLSAASSFRASTEAGVARLGNEFNRALQIAKEGMGPSSSDGNGAGEAEVCPQCGAKFAAVTALIEHVQKVHENGGNRRGVRKVTIDVCPKCSRGFRDPVSLVEHVERDHGGTSRA